A genomic segment from Thermostichus lividus PCC 6715 encodes:
- the ureA gene encoding urease subunit gamma has protein sequence MQLSPQEKDKLLIFTAALVAERRKERGLKLNYPEAVAYISAAILEGAREGRTVADLMNYGTTLLRRDEVMAGVPEMLSEVQVEATFPDGTKLVTVHTPIR, from the coding sequence ATGCAACTCTCCCCCCAAGAAAAAGATAAGCTCCTGATTTTTACAGCGGCTCTTGTGGCAGAGCGGCGCAAAGAACGCGGCCTCAAACTCAACTATCCCGAAGCGGTAGCCTACATTTCAGCCGCAATCCTAGAAGGAGCACGGGAAGGGCGCACAGTCGCCGACCTCATGAACTACGGTACCACCCTGCTGAGGCGCGATGAGGTCATGGCAGGGGTGCCAGAAATGCTCTCAGAAGTGCAAGTAGAAGCAACATTCCCCGATGGGACGAAACTGGTGACGGTTCACACCCCCATTCGCTAG
- the purE gene encoding 5-(carboxyamino)imidazole ribonucleotide mutase codes for MSHAVVAIVMGSDSDLPTMHGAIAICEQFAIPYDVAILSAHRTPLAMVEFAQGAHQRGIKVIIAGAGGAAHLPGMIAALTPLPVIGVPVPSRHLQGVDSLYSIVQMPAGIPVATVAIGNAQNAGLLAVQLLASHNAELLAQVIAYREQLRNTVTAKNTRLQAIGAAAYLEAQGS; via the coding sequence ATGTCCCACGCTGTTGTTGCCATTGTGATGGGCAGTGATTCTGACCTGCCGACGATGCACGGTGCGATCGCCATTTGTGAGCAGTTTGCCATTCCCTACGATGTGGCCATTCTTTCAGCTCACCGTACCCCATTGGCGATGGTGGAGTTTGCCCAAGGTGCCCACCAACGGGGAATTAAGGTCATTATTGCGGGGGCGGGTGGCGCGGCTCACTTGCCGGGGATGATTGCGGCGTTGACCCCCTTGCCCGTCATTGGCGTGCCGGTGCCCAGTCGTCATTTACAGGGCGTTGATTCGCTCTACTCGATTGTGCAAATGCCCGCTGGCATCCCAGTGGCCACCGTGGCGATCGGGAATGCCCAGAATGCCGGGCTACTCGCGGTGCAACTGCTGGCAAGTCATAATGCCGAGCTATTAGCCCAAGTGATCGCCTATCGCGAGCAGCTGCGGAATACCGTGACGGCTAAAAATACCCGCCTGCAGGCCATCGGGGCTGCGGCCTATCTGGAGGCTCAAGGGAGCTAG
- a CDS encoding SPFH domain-containing protein, which produces MLYWLTFLETLPRPTLPDPPRPRVETPTATALVAEAPPLIVGNLGGVGSLLVFPGLIAGIVILLLMSIWAYTRVYVITPNNEAFVRTGGIFVKKKTVILNGGCIVLPGFHELTRVPLREISIDVERTGKLAVRTQDYLRADMRVTFYVCINATEEDVLTAAARLSQNNRITPEDIKNALEKRADDAIRAAAKHKSLAEIDSDKLGFAQEVLNLVQQDLQKVGLTLNNIAISEVQESDTYDENNFFDAQGVRLRTETIQRSIQQKREVELSTRVAIEQKELDAQKRSLQIQEEQEAALLSQRLKIEALKAQREREIEEAKAAEAAATQRAKLLQAQLVEEEEIRKKLAIRQKEIEASIELEEKNKLLKVTQAQQLQEAEIAEINRQQQVEANRLQAQVMVAESERLARLAQEDVAIAVATKKKESLMAEAERARAESAVTTAIEVEKADREKHLAIIAAEREAAEKRVLDQNVVEIDVFRRRRQAEIAQQAAELEAEAIRTLAAANRDKAMAEAAGLEALLAAKNVISTANLTAQVITSLWPELASQLPEVLKALSPQPGVIGDAKIYAFPGANGAGAPEINKLLLSTSGLALINALFEEGKLGVLLAQIKRLLQDEA; this is translated from the coding sequence ATGCTGTATTGGTTAACGTTTTTAGAGACCTTACCTAGGCCAACCCTGCCAGATCCCCCCCGTCCTAGGGTTGAGACCCCTACCGCTACTGCACTGGTGGCCGAGGCACCCCCCCTCATCGTTGGCAATCTGGGTGGGGTAGGTAGCCTGCTGGTTTTTCCGGGGTTGATTGCGGGTATTGTCATCCTTCTGTTGATGAGCATTTGGGCCTATACCCGCGTTTACGTTATTACCCCTAACAACGAAGCCTTTGTGCGCACAGGCGGTATTTTTGTTAAAAAGAAAACCGTCATTCTCAATGGTGGCTGTATTGTCTTGCCGGGGTTTCACGAGCTAACCCGGGTGCCGCTGCGGGAAATTTCCATTGATGTCGAGCGCACTGGCAAGTTAGCCGTACGCACCCAAGACTACCTGCGGGCGGATATGCGAGTGACCTTTTACGTCTGTATTAACGCCACCGAAGAGGATGTGCTAACGGCAGCGGCGCGCCTCTCCCAAAATAATCGGATTACCCCCGAAGATATTAAGAACGCCCTAGAAAAACGGGCCGATGATGCGATTCGGGCAGCAGCAAAGCATAAGTCTCTGGCGGAAATTGATTCGGATAAATTAGGTTTTGCCCAGGAAGTCCTAAATTTGGTGCAACAGGATCTACAAAAAGTTGGCCTAACCCTGAACAACATTGCTATCTCGGAAGTGCAAGAGAGCGACACCTACGACGAAAATAATTTCTTTGATGCCCAAGGTGTTCGCCTGCGCACGGAAACCATTCAACGCTCGATTCAACAAAAGCGGGAGGTCGAGCTTTCGACGCGGGTGGCCATTGAGCAAAAAGAACTGGATGCGCAAAAACGCTCCCTACAAATTCAGGAAGAGCAAGAAGCGGCACTGTTGAGTCAGCGGTTGAAAATAGAAGCCCTCAAAGCCCAGCGAGAGCGGGAAATTGAAGAAGCGAAAGCCGCAGAGGCCGCCGCAACCCAGCGAGCAAAGTTGCTACAAGCACAATTGGTTGAGGAAGAAGAAATTCGCAAAAAGCTAGCGATTCGGCAGAAGGAAATTGAAGCCAGTATCGAGCTTGAGGAAAAAAATAAGCTCCTTAAGGTAACGCAAGCGCAGCAATTGCAAGAAGCAGAAATTGCCGAGATCAATCGGCAGCAACAGGTGGAGGCTAATCGTCTCCAAGCCCAAGTGATGGTGGCCGAGTCTGAACGCTTGGCACGGCTGGCGCAGGAAGATGTGGCGATCGCCGTGGCCACCAAGAAAAAAGAAAGCCTTATGGCCGAAGCGGAGCGGGCGCGGGCAGAATCTGCGGTCACAACGGCCATCGAAGTGGAAAAAGCTGATCGCGAGAAGCATTTGGCCATTATTGCCGCAGAGCGCGAAGCGGCTGAAAAGCGCGTCCTTGATCAGAACGTGGTGGAAATTGATGTGTTCCGCCGTCGTCGCCAAGCCGAAATTGCTCAGCAGGCAGCAGAACTGGAAGCTGAAGCGATTCGCACCCTTGCCGCAGCTAACCGCGATAAAGCCATGGCCGAAGCTGCGGGGCTCGAAGCATTGCTTGCCGCCAAAAATGTCATTAGCACTGCCAACCTAACGGCGCAGGTCATTACTAGCCTGTGGCCGGAGTTAGCAAGCCAGTTACCAGAGGTGCTCAAAGCCCTTTCCCCTCAGCCTGGGGTCATTGGGGATGCTAAGATCTACGCCTTCCCAGGGGCAAACGGTGCGGGTGCGCCAGAGATTAATAAACTGTTACTCTCCACCAGTGGGCTGGCCTTGATCAATGCTCTCTTTGAAGAGGGTAAGCTGGGGGTTTTACTGGCGCAAATTAAACGTCTATTGCAGGATGAAGCATAG
- the ureC gene encoding urease subunit alpha, which translates to MSYRMDRQAYAETYGPTVGDRLRLADTELFIEVEQDYTCYGDEVKFGGGKVIRDGMGQSPIPNAEGAVDVVITNAVILDWWGVVKADVGIKDGKIAKIGKAGNPYTQEGVDIIIGPGTEAIAGEGMILTAGGIDAHIHFICPQQIVTAIACGITTMIGGGTGPATGTNATTCTPGPWNLYRMLQAADAFPVNLGFLGKGNSSQPQGLNEQVEAGAIGLKLHEDWGTTPAAIDTCLSVAEAYDIQVAIHTDTLNESGFVEDTIAAFKNRTIHAYHTEGAGGGHAPDIIKVCGQANVLPSSTNPTRPYTINTLDEHLDMLMVCHHLDPSIPEDVAFAESRIRRETIAAEDILHDMGAFSIISSDSQAMGRVGESIIRTWQTAHKMKVQRGHLSDPSHAAASHDNFRARRYVAKYTINPAITHGIAEYVGSVEVGKIADLCLWRPAFFGVKPELVLKGGLIAYAQMGDANASIPTPQPVHMQPMFAAYGGCCTATSVTFMSQAGIANNIPTQLSMQKPVLPVRHIRQLRKADLKLNDYLPHIEVDPETYEVRADGELLTCEPATVLPLAQRYFLF; encoded by the coding sequence ACCTATGGTCCTACCGTGGGCGATCGCCTGCGCTTAGCGGATACCGAACTCTTCATTGAAGTCGAGCAGGATTATACCTGTTATGGCGATGAGGTGAAGTTTGGCGGTGGCAAGGTGATCCGCGATGGCATGGGGCAGTCCCCTATCCCTAATGCCGAGGGTGCTGTGGATGTGGTCATTACCAATGCGGTGATTCTCGATTGGTGGGGGGTGGTCAAGGCCGATGTCGGCATTAAGGACGGCAAAATTGCCAAGATTGGCAAAGCGGGCAATCCCTATACCCAAGAAGGGGTGGATATTATCATTGGACCTGGCACCGAGGCGATCGCTGGCGAAGGCATGATCCTCACCGCTGGCGGTATTGATGCCCACATTCACTTTATTTGTCCCCAGCAAATTGTTACGGCGATCGCATGTGGTATCACCACCATGATTGGCGGCGGTACAGGCCCTGCCACCGGCACCAACGCCACCACCTGCACGCCTGGGCCGTGGAACCTCTATCGGATGCTACAGGCTGCCGATGCCTTCCCGGTCAATCTCGGCTTTTTGGGCAAAGGCAATAGCAGCCAGCCCCAAGGACTGAACGAGCAAGTGGAAGCAGGAGCCATTGGCCTCAAACTCCATGAAGACTGGGGCACCACCCCAGCAGCCATTGATACGTGCCTGAGTGTGGCTGAAGCCTACGACATCCAAGTTGCCATCCACACCGACACCCTCAACGAGTCAGGGTTTGTGGAAGATACCATCGCCGCCTTCAAAAACCGCACCATCCATGCCTACCACACCGAAGGTGCTGGGGGAGGGCATGCGCCCGACATTATCAAGGTTTGCGGTCAGGCTAATGTGCTGCCCTCCTCCACGAACCCCACCCGACCCTACACCATCAACACCTTAGATGAACACCTCGATATGTTAATGGTGTGCCACCACCTTGACCCGAGCATTCCCGAAGATGTAGCCTTTGCAGAGTCTCGGATTCGCCGCGAAACCATTGCCGCCGAAGATATTTTGCACGATATGGGTGCCTTTAGTATTATCTCCTCCGACTCCCAAGCCATGGGACGGGTCGGGGAAAGCATTATCCGCACGTGGCAAACTGCCCACAAAATGAAGGTACAGCGAGGGCACCTCAGCGACCCCAGCCATGCTGCTGCCAGCCACGATAACTTTCGTGCTCGCCGCTACGTTGCCAAATATACGATTAACCCCGCCATCACCCACGGCATTGCGGAGTACGTGGGGTCGGTGGAGGTGGGTAAGATTGCCGATCTGTGCCTGTGGCGACCGGCCTTTTTCGGAGTCAAACCAGAACTGGTGCTTAAGGGAGGGCTGATTGCCTACGCCCAAATGGGGGATGCCAACGCCAGTATTCCTACCCCCCAGCCCGTGCATATGCAGCCCATGTTTGCTGCCTACGGCGGCTGTTGTACGGCCACTTCAGTGACCTTTATGTCTCAGGCGGGTATTGCCAACAATATCCCCACACAACTCTCTATGCAAAAGCCAGTACTGCCGGTGCGCCATATTCGCCAGCTCCGGAAAGCTGACCTGAAACTAAACGATTATCTGCCCCACATTGAGGTAGATCCAGAAACCTACGAGGTGCGCGCCGATGGTGAACTGCTCACCTGTGAACCCGCCACCGTGTTACCCCTTGCCCAGCGCTACTTTTTGTTTTGA